A region of Bacteroidota bacterium DNA encodes the following proteins:
- a CDS encoding T9SS type A sorting domain-containing protein: protein MEKMIIIILCLLLIINISTAGVKTWVGGQGSGGQKSQWNRDANWNPTGVPVSSDSVVIPLTSFNPVNMNSASGFCGALTLAGGSIYLSGNLNINSNNGHGGHLSIISGTFTATDYAASIQGNLINDGTISVGSGTISVNGDVTMDGTITYATGRMNVVGALMRNNLSGTGVKLLFSANNYIDITTAGITSITIQAFANTTSPDTLTNYNASKGVKRYYTISNIVGTGEARPRFDYLTSELGSTFIPTNANVWQYKNSGPWVNQGTLIAVEYFAEPLLPLNETNLLGNYLIADAEVAMPIQLGSFVGSFMDGSGIKLEWTTLSEINNYGFNVQRYNRDAMIYENIGFVEGNGTTLEPKTYIFFDESFNVSVEYRLEQIDNDGLINYYGPLKLNPNNVREGETVLAVFKLNQNYPNPFNPATTISFSISDGGYTTLKVFNMLGQEVTTLFNENAEEGKMYIVNFDASTLSSGLYFYRLQNGNNEEVKKFTLLK from the coding sequence ATGGAAAAAATGATAATAATAATTTTATGTCTTCTGTTGATTATTAATATTTCAACAGCCGGCGTAAAAACCTGGGTTGGTGGTCAGGGGAGTGGCGGACAGAAATCACAATGGAATCGTGACGCGAATTGGAATCCGACCGGAGTTCCAGTATCTAGTGATTCGGTAGTCATACCTCTTACCTCATTTAATCCTGTAAATATGAACTCAGCATCAGGATTTTGTGGTGCTTTAACTTTAGCAGGTGGTTCGATATATTTATCTGGAAATTTAAATATAAATTCCAATAACGGACACGGCGGGCATTTATCAATTATATCAGGGACTTTTACTGCTACCGATTATGCTGCTTCAATTCAAGGTAATCTTATTAATGACGGTACAATATCTGTCGGTTCTGGGACAATTAGTGTTAATGGCGATGTAACAATGGATGGAACTATTACTTACGCGACCGGAAGAATGAATGTTGTTGGTGCATTAATGCGTAATAATCTTTCCGGTACCGGGGTAAAATTATTATTTTCTGCTAACAATTACATTGATATTACTACTGCCGGAATCACGTCAATTACAATTCAAGCATTTGCTAACACAACTTCTCCTGATACATTAACAAATTATAATGCCTCAAAAGGTGTTAAGAGGTATTATACAATTTCGAACATTGTTGGAACTGGTGAAGCAAGACCACGCTTTGATTATTTAACAAGTGAATTGGGTAGTACTTTTATTCCAACGAATGCAAATGTGTGGCAATACAAAAATAGCGGACCGTGGGTAAATCAGGGGACGCTTATTGCTGTTGAATATTTCGCTGAACCATTGTTGCCTCTCAATGAAACAAATTTATTAGGTAACTACCTTATTGCCGACGCCGAAGTCGCGATGCCAATTCAACTTGGATCTTTCGTGGGCAGTTTTATGGACGGAAGCGGTATAAAATTGGAATGGACAACTTTAAGTGAAATCAATAACTATGGCTTTAATGTACAACGCTATAACAGAGATGCCATGATATACGAAAATATAGGATTTGTTGAGGGCAATGGCACAACACTTGAACCTAAGACATATATATTTTTTGATGAAAGTTTTAATGTTTCTGTCGAATATCGCCTCGAACAAATTGATAACGATGGTCTAATTAATTACTATGGACCGCTAAAGCTCAATCCTAACAATGTGAGAGAAGGTGAAACTGTTCTTGCTGTATTTAAATTAAATCAAAACTATCCTAATCCGTTTAATCCTGCTACGACGATCAGTTTTAGTATTTCGGATGGAGGTTATACAACATTAAAGGTATTCAACATGTTAGGACAAGAAGTAACGACATTGTTTAATGAAAATGCCGAAGAAGGTAAAATGTACATCGTAAATTTCGATGCTTCCACACTATCAAGCGGTTTGTATTTCTATAGATTACAAAATGGAAATAACGAGGAAGTTAAGAAATTCACTTTGCTGAAATAG
- a CDS encoding efflux RND transporter periplasmic adaptor subunit: protein MTEKENIDLSKLKIKREEEPRTIDGSRKRRGIFFYIAGALVLMIPAFFFLKSLFTTTEVVALTTVSYISPNQANALLTASGYVVAQRKASIASKATGRLVYLGYEEGDRVKKGDIIARIESDDVEAALNQAKASLEVSKADRNDAEQSLVRARKLFETGSISQSELDAAQSRYDRVIATISAANATINAAEVQLENTIIRAPFDGTILTKNADVGEVVAPFAAGASSRVAVVTIADMTSLEVEADVSESNIVRISENQPCEISLDAYPDKRYRGVVNKIVPTADRAKATVLTKIRFLEKDNRVLPEMSAKVNFLQNTPTDSIDVQPILAVDADAIMKLKDENIAFVFKENIVWATPVTVGKSFGRFVEIKSGLSSGDKVVLKPSQNLRTGSSVKLK from the coding sequence ATGACTGAAAAAGAAAATATTGACCTATCGAAATTAAAGATAAAACGAGAGGAAGAACCCAGAACCATAGACGGTTCGCGTAAACGCAGAGGCATTTTCTTTTACATCGCCGGCGCATTAGTTTTGATGATTCCCGCTTTCTTCTTCCTAAAAAGTTTGTTCACAACAACTGAAGTAGTGGCACTGACAACCGTCAGTTATATCTCACCGAATCAAGCGAACGCATTGCTAACTGCAAGCGGTTATGTTGTTGCACAACGGAAAGCATCCATCGCATCGAAAGCAACCGGCAGGCTTGTATATTTAGGTTATGAGGAAGGCGACCGCGTTAAAAAAGGAGATATTATCGCACGCATCGAAAGCGACGATGTAGAAGCAGCATTAAATCAAGCAAAAGCGAGTTTAGAAGTTTCAAAAGCCGACCGAAACGATGCTGAACAATCGCTTGTGCGGGCAAGAAAATTATTTGAAACTGGATCGATTTCCCAATCTGAACTCGATGCCGCACAGTCACGCTACGACCGTGTAATCGCAACTATATCGGCAGCAAATGCAACAATAAATGCAGCCGAAGTTCAATTAGAGAATACAATAATCCGTGCGCCGTTCGACGGAACGATTTTAACGAAGAATGCAGATGTGGGCGAAGTAGTTGCTCCGTTTGCAGCGGGTGCAAGCTCGCGCGTTGCTGTTGTAACAATCGCAGACATGACGTCGCTCGAGGTTGAAGCGGATGTTTCCGAATCTAATATCGTACGTATTTCGGAAAATCAACCCTGCGAGATTTCTCTCGATGCGTATCCCGATAAACGTTATCGAGGTGTAGTAAACAAGATTGTTCCGACTGCCGACAGGGCTAAAGCAACCGTGCTGACAAAGATTCGATTTTTAGAAAAGGATAATCGTGTGCTGCCGGAGATGAGCGCAAAAGTAAATTTCCTACAGAATACCCCAACTGATAGTATAGATGTTCAGCCAATCCTTGCAGTCGATGCTGATGCAATTATGAAACTGAAAGATGAAAATATAGCTTTCGTTTTTAAAGAAAATATAGTTTGGGCAACGCCGGTTACTGTTGGCAAAAGTTTCGGCAGATTTGTTGAGATTAAATCCGGACTTTCATCGGGCGATAAAGTCGTTCTGAAACCTTCGCAAAATCTGCGTACGGGTTCGTCAGTGAAATTAAAATAG